The Nitrosopumilus cobalaminigenes genome contains a region encoding:
- the pckA gene encoding phosphoenolpyruvate carboxykinase (ATP): MTQVLGTAATEKFSSQLEAFGIKPSKVHRNLSVDDMVKLAVERKEGVVNSTGSLSVNTGKYTGRSPDDRFIVYDDKTHDTIDWGPINHQFPSGKFEKLFEKMKDFVDNKELFVFDGFVGADPDNRLPIRVINDHVWQSMFSSNLFIKPSNEELEKHEPEFTILCINDFVADPEIDGTRTDVFILIDLTRKIVLIGGTEYAGEMKKSMFGVMNFLLPDRGIFPMHCSANIGEKGDTALFFGLSGTGKTTLSADPNRKLIGDDEHGWSDNGTFNFEGGCYAKCINLSQEAEPEIWNAIKPGALLENVVLNDGVPDYDDNTLTENTRVGYPLDFIPGAVIPSVGGNPRVIVFLTADALGVLPPVSRLTKEGAMYHFMSGYTSKLAGTERGIKEPKSVFSQCFGAPFMPRPASVYAKLLGEKINQHNTVVYLVNTGWSGGPYGVGKRIKIKYSRAMVTAALSGALDIVKYNHNDLFNLDIPTDVEGVPSEILDPRNTWVDKDSYDMSAKKLAQMFVENFKKFENVSPEIIEAGPKYTQ, from the coding sequence CTGACCCAAGTACTTGGTACTGCAGCAACTGAAAAATTCTCATCACAATTAGAAGCCTTTGGAATCAAACCATCCAAAGTCCACAGAAACCTAAGTGTCGATGATATGGTGAAATTGGCAGTTGAACGCAAAGAAGGCGTTGTCAACTCAACAGGCTCACTTTCAGTCAATACTGGAAAATATACTGGCAGATCCCCTGATGATAGATTTATCGTATATGATGATAAAACCCACGATACCATTGATTGGGGACCAATTAACCATCAATTCCCAAGTGGTAAATTTGAAAAACTTTTTGAAAAAATGAAGGACTTTGTTGATAACAAAGAACTTTTTGTCTTTGATGGTTTTGTAGGTGCTGATCCTGATAATCGTTTACCTATCAGAGTAATCAATGATCATGTTTGGCAAAGTATGTTTTCAAGTAATTTATTCATCAAACCTTCTAATGAAGAATTAGAAAAACACGAACCTGAATTTACTATTTTATGTATTAATGATTTTGTAGCAGATCCTGAAATTGATGGAACAAGAACTGATGTCTTTATCCTAATTGATTTGACAAGAAAAATAGTTTTGATTGGTGGAACTGAATATGCTGGTGAAATGAAAAAGTCAATGTTTGGTGTAATGAATTTCTTGTTGCCTGACCGTGGTATTTTCCCAATGCATTGTTCTGCAAATATTGGTGAAAAAGGAGATACTGCATTGTTCTTTGGATTATCTGGTACTGGTAAAACTACCCTTTCAGCAGATCCTAATAGAAAATTAATTGGTGATGATGAACATGGTTGGTCTGATAATGGAACTTTTAATTTTGAAGGTGGATGTTATGCAAAATGTATCAACCTTAGCCAAGAAGCAGAACCTGAAATTTGGAATGCAATCAAACCTGGTGCACTATTGGAAAATGTTGTGTTAAATGATGGTGTTCCAGATTATGATGATAACACATTAACTGAAAATACTCGTGTTGGCTATCCTTTGGATTTCATTCCTGGTGCTGTAATTCCTAGTGTTGGAGGAAATCCTAGAGTCATTGTCTTTTTGACTGCTGATGCTTTGGGAGTATTGCCTCCTGTTTCTCGATTAACAAAAGAAGGTGCAATGTATCATTTCATGTCTGGATATACTAGTAAGTTGGCAGGAACTGAAAGAGGAATCAAAGAGCCAAAATCTGTATTTTCTCAGTGTTTTGGAGCCCCATTCATGCCTAGACCTGCATCAGTTTATGCAAAACTCTTGGGTGAAAAAATCAATCAACACAATACTGTAGTTTACCTAGTTAACACTGGATGGTCTGGTGGCCCATATGGAGTTGGAAAAAGAATCAAAATCAAATACAGCCGTGCAATGGTTACTGCTGCCCTTTCAGGAGCACTTGATATTGTCAAATACAATCATAATGATTTGTTTAATCTAGATATTCCAACTGATGTGGAAGGAGTACCTTCTGAGATTTTAGATCCAAGAAACACTTGGGTTGACAAGGATTCCTATGACATGTCCGCAAAGAAATTAGCTCAGATGTTCGTTGAGAACTTTAAGAAATTTGAAAATGTCTCACCGGAAATAATTGAAGCTGGTCCTAAATATACACAATAG
- a CDS encoding S8 family serine peptidase, with protein sequence MKSLLILSSVLIFSGILIFSQLQTQDDFELFLDRSVPYVGTDIPRIDGIDGAGIKIAVIDTGVDYNHPDLFGWGPDGKVIGGYNFIQENQPPLDNNGHGTQVAGVIAADGEKAGVAPKAKILAYKVSEDGEGVSSDLIIRAIHKAIEDDADIINISLGVNKTNALIERAVNEALEKEIFVVTAAGNDGPNLKSIGSPGRNFGSVTVGATYNNLTSSLVATLDVDEKPYTVIPMVGSTKLEEPLKEKIIFAGHGKVEDFEDLDVKDAIVIVERGSDVEGQLLYFSIKEKNAANAGAKAVIVYNNVPGIFLGELIHEFIEPGYSPRIPVVSIDREEGLEIKESLTEDTEGVLQLFYNPDFIAHFSSRGPVSPFYIKPEIVAPGAYINTTQNNAGYNFTSGTSYAAPHVSGAAALLLQKNPDLHHHEIKSLLLTTVKPVSDAYGQEFSIHEAGAGRLDIENAYNANLIIEPPNFVGFASSDDKVIQKHFKLKTVDGTFGGEFDVTFDGPEFIKFDEERLEKNILNVRMSVLEDNFGEHEGKIRIDHQGIQYVVPFILHYSPGSISMVQQNNKLSFDVYYPEEWSFTKISVINSKDGNERVITTTPEKKASIQVYENAEYWIDAKIRVNDTTSNAYNVIEINSLDENQNRINILEIPERQILIISIVVIGIAVFGIIKRK encoded by the coding sequence GTGAAATCATTACTAATTCTTTCTTCAGTATTGATATTTTCAGGGATTTTGATTTTTTCACAATTACAAACACAAGATGACTTTGAATTATTTTTAGACCGAAGTGTTCCATATGTTGGAACAGACATTCCAAGAATTGATGGAATTGATGGAGCAGGAATAAAGATTGCAGTAATAGATACAGGTGTAGATTACAACCATCCAGATTTGTTTGGGTGGGGACCTGATGGAAAAGTCATCGGAGGGTATAATTTCATTCAGGAAAACCAACCGCCACTTGATAATAATGGTCATGGTACTCAGGTTGCAGGAGTAATAGCTGCAGATGGAGAGAAAGCAGGAGTAGCACCAAAGGCCAAGATTTTAGCTTACAAAGTTTCAGAAGACGGTGAAGGAGTATCATCAGATTTAATCATCAGAGCAATTCACAAAGCAATTGAAGATGATGCAGACATTATCAACATCAGTTTAGGAGTTAACAAAACTAATGCACTAATTGAACGTGCAGTAAATGAAGCATTAGAAAAAGAGATTTTTGTAGTTACAGCAGCTGGAAACGATGGACCAAATTTAAAATCAATTGGAAGTCCTGGAAGGAATTTTGGAAGTGTAACAGTTGGTGCAACTTATAACAATTTGACTTCAAGTTTGGTTGCAACATTAGACGTAGATGAGAAACCATATACTGTTATTCCAATGGTAGGTTCTACAAAATTAGAAGAACCATTAAAAGAAAAAATAATTTTTGCAGGTCATGGAAAAGTTGAAGATTTTGAAGATTTGGATGTAAAGGATGCAATAGTAATTGTTGAACGAGGAAGTGATGTGGAAGGACAGTTGTTGTATTTTTCAATTAAAGAAAAAAATGCTGCCAATGCAGGTGCAAAAGCTGTAATTGTTTACAATAATGTTCCCGGGATTTTTTTGGGAGAATTAATTCATGAATTCATAGAGCCAGGATACTCGCCCCGAATTCCAGTAGTATCAATTGACAGAGAAGAAGGTCTTGAAATTAAAGAATCATTAACTGAAGACACTGAAGGTGTTTTACAATTATTTTACAATCCAGACTTTATTGCACATTTTAGTTCCAGAGGACCAGTCTCTCCATTTTACATAAAGCCAGAAATTGTAGCACCTGGGGCATACATCAACACCACCCAAAATAATGCAGGATACAACTTTACCAGTGGAACTAGTTATGCGGCCCCTCATGTGAGTGGGGCAGCAGCACTATTGCTTCAAAAAAACCCAGATCTTCATCATCATGAAATTAAATCTCTGTTACTGACTACGGTAAAGCCTGTTTCAGATGCCTATGGGCAGGAATTTTCCATCCATGAGGCAGGTGCAGGAAGACTAGACATTGAAAATGCGTATAATGCAAATCTGATCATAGAGCCGCCAAACTTTGTTGGATTTGCATCATCAGATGATAAAGTTATCCAAAAACATTTCAAACTAAAAACAGTTGATGGAACATTTGGAGGAGAATTTGATGTCACATTTGATGGACCAGAATTCATAAAGTTTGATGAAGAACGTCTAGAAAAAAATATTCTAAATGTTAGAATGAGTGTACTAGAGGATAATTTTGGAGAACATGAAGGGAAGATAAGAATTGATCATCAAGGAATACAATATGTTGTTCCGTTTATTTTACATTATTCACCTGGTTCAATTTCTATGGTTCAACAAAATAATAAACTATCCTTTGATGTATATTATCCAGAAGAATGGAGTTTTACAAAAATTTCAGTGATAAACAGTAAGGATGGAAACGAACGTGTCATTACTACAACTCCAGAAAAGAAAGCATCAATTCAAGTTTATGAAAATGCAGAATACTGGATTGATGCTAAAATTAGAGTCAATGATACAACATCAAATGCGTATAATGTAATTGAAATTAATTCATTGGATGAAAATCAAAATAGAATAAACATTTTAGAAATTCCAGAGAGACAAATTCTCATCATCAGCATAGTTGTAATTGGAATTGCAGTATTTGGAATAATTAAAAGAAAATAA